From the Psilocybe cubensis strain MGC-MH-2018 chromosome 9, whole genome shotgun sequence genome, one window contains:
- a CDS encoding Glycerol 2-dehydrogenase (NADP(+)), whose translation MSSSLKATLNNGVEIPLLATGSYAPPTDDKAQAAVPGWILSAIKNGFRHIDTAWGYRTEKSVGIAIKESGLPREEIFVTTKLPWHHQTRVRESFEESLADLGTGYIDLYLLHWPQPISFHEGNEMPRRADGSYKTDDDVSFNDTWAEMEKLLDTGKVRAIGVSNFSVMNLEKLLATAKVVPAVNQVEMHPYLAQNGLRDYCTRKGILMTAYTPSGYSTVRNDPLIVSLAEKYNVTPTQVILAWHLSRKYVVIPTSKDSTRQKENLNIPNISEVDIEKIWHLDRGQRLCNAADPKYGQVWGWTLDQLGWNSYYAKFE comes from the exons ATGTCCAGCAGTTTGAAGGCCACTCTCAACAACGGTGTAGAAATACCTCTTCTAG CAACTGGATCATACGCTCCACCTACGGATGATAAAGCTCAAGCAGCTGTTCCGGGCTGGATTCTTAGCGCAATCAAG AACGGTTTCCGTCACATAGACACTGCCTGGGGATATC GCACCGAAAAATCTGTTGGAATAGCAATCAAAGAGTCGGGTTTACCTCGGGAGGAAATATTTGTCACGACCAAATTACC TTGGCATCACCAGACTCGCGTACGAGAGTCTTTTGAGGAGAGTTTGGCGGACCTGGGAACCGGGTACATCGATTTA TATCTCCTCCACTGGCCTCAACCTATTTCCTTCCATGAAGGCAACGAGATGCCACGGAGAGCCGATGGTTCCTACAAGACTGACGATGATGTATCATTCAATGACACCTGGGCCGAGATGGAAAAACTTCTCGACACTGGGAAAGTGAGAGCCATTGGAGTCAGTAACTTCTCTGTAATGAA tttggaaaaactgttggCAACCGCAAAAGTTGTACCAGCTGTTAATCAAGTCGA GATGCACCCTTATCTCGCCCAGAACGGGCTGCGTGATTATTGCACCAGGAAAGGCATCTTGATGACAGCATACACTCCCAGTG GATACAGCACCGTCCGAAATGACCCGCTCATTGTCAGCTTGGCCGAGAAGTACAATGTGACCCCTACTCAAGTCATTTTGGCCTGGCATCTGTCTCGAAAATATGTAGTTATACCTACTAGCAAAGACAGTACAAGACAGAAGGAGAATCTTAAC ATTCCCAACATTTCTGAAGTGGACATCGAGAAAATCTGGCACCTCGACCGTGGCCAACGTCTTTGCAATGCTGCGGATCCCAAGTACGGACAAGTTTGGGGCTGGACACTCGATCAACTCGGGTGGAACAGTTATTACGCAAAATTCGAGTGA